From a region of the Coffea arabica cultivar ET-39 chromosome 3e, Coffea Arabica ET-39 HiFi, whole genome shotgun sequence genome:
- the LOC113737731 gene encoding putative UPF0481 protein At3g02645 produces MSSSFFGSTTSEQRWANQFNKHFTIYIENDASIFRVPKKVCDTKPETYAPQQIGLGAYHNLRPDLDEMNRRKLEAVKIFLKPEQYRNFKSLIVDKVKELEPSVRACYSKYLDIDGDTLAWIMSIDGVYLLHRLSTYRYKGSVDSEDRKFAQDIAMLENQMPVIVLEEILKAIQAPVEGEVQGADDDDEAGILGDTSNPHLLSYMYNLIVKNRSLGDQSPEVRILLSSAPVEVADPVTQVTQAESVAADLTGQKPLQLLASLPLQQLADLFKEDSEKGNSSIEEIHIPSASQLDAICKVQFEVWSEDSGVKIMELDKLNRVMCLPVITLNTDSEVILRNLVAYEVASASPGSTLILAGYVDFMCGIIDTAKDVDLLKEKGIIESNLLSEEIAEIFNGISKSSSQRALPELEEATQDLNRIYDSTFRVRTWRLIRDYLIPSVKLFFAILVLLLLTVQSVCQVYGCSASSLGRVSSI; encoded by the exons ATGTCTAGCTCATTTTTTGGTTCAACCACGAGCGAGCAAAGATGGGCTAATCAGTTCAATAAACATTTCACCATATACATTGAAAATGATGCCTCCATCTTTCGTGTACCAAAAAAAGTATGCGACACAAAGCCAGAAACTTATGCCCCTCAGCAGATAGGCCTAGGAGCATATCATAACTTGAGGCCTGATCTTGATGAAATGAACCGCAGAAAGCTTGAGGCTGTCAAGATATTTTTGAAGCCGGAACAGTACCGGAATTTCAAAAGCCTAATTGTCGACAAGGTCAAAGAGCTTGAGCCCTCAGTACGCGCTTGCTACAGCAAGTACTTGGACATTGATGGCGATACTTTGGCATGGATCATGTCTATTGATGGTGTATATTTGCTTCATCGGCTGAGCACCTATAGATATAAAGGAAGTGTTGATTCGGAGGACAGGAAGTTTGCTCAGGACATTGCAATGTTGGAGAATCAAATGCCCGTGATTGTGCTCGAAGAAATATTGAAGGCTATTCAAGCTCCTGTTGAAGGTGAGGTGCAAGGTgccgatgatgatgatgaagctg GAATTCTTGGCGATACCTCTAATCCTCATCTTCTGAGTTATATGTATAATTTGATTGTGAAAAATCGGTCTCTTGGAGATCAGTCTCCCGAAGTTCGTATTCTTTTATCTTCGGCACCAGTCGAGGTAGCTGATCCAGTTACACAAGTTACACAGGCTGAAAGCGTTGCAGCTGATTTGACGGGGCAGAAACCTCTGCAACTGTTAGCTAGTTTGCCACTGCAGCAGCTTGCTGATCTTTTCAAAGAAGATTCAGAAAAAGGAAACTCTTCAATTGAAGAGATCCATATCCCATCAGCTTCCCAACTTGATGCAATTTGcaaagtacaatttgaagtcTGGAGTGAAGATTCAGGCGTCAAAATAATGGAGCTTGATAAATTGAATCGGGTAATGTGCCTCCCCGTAATTACTTTGAACACTGATTCAGAAGTGATATTACGAAACCTGGTGGCTTATGAAGTTGCCTCAGCTTCTCCTGGATCTACCCTTATACTTGCCGGATATGTGGATTTCATGTGCGGCATTATTGATACTGCAAAAGATGTAGATTTGCTCAAGGAAAAAGGAATCATAGAAAGCAATCTCCTGAGTGAAGAAATCGCAGAAATCTTCAATGGGATAAGCAAATCTAGCAGTCAGCGTGCCCTTCCTGAATTAGAAGAGGCTACTCAGGATTTGAATAGGATTTATGACAGCACTTTCAGAGTCAGAACTTGGAGATTGATAAGAGACTATTTGATTCCATCTGTCAAACTCTTTTTTGCGATATTGGTGCTTTTGCTGCTCACAGTACAATCAGTTTGCCAGGTTTATGGCTGCAGTGCAAGTTCGCTTGGCAGGGTCAGTTCTATATGA